The Terriglobales bacterium genome includes the window CCTGGAGGACTGGTGGCTCATTCGCGACTCCGAGCGCCGCGCCGGATGGGTGCTGGCGCGCATGGTGGACCTCGATGTCCCGCTCGACATCGCGCAATACGCGGAAGGCCAGCGCATCGTGGCGGCGTTTGTCCTCAATACCGTGGACGACCCCGATTACGACCCGAAGAAGGAAGAGGCGCAGCGCGCTTGGGACCGGCCGGAGCCCGGGGGAGGCGTGAGCAGCGCCGTCTCGGCAGCTGCCAAGCCGCAGGACACCGCCAGCGCCGGCCACAAAGTGCCGCAGTACCTGGTGCTGCTTACCGAGCCGCGCGATGGACAGCCATTCGACTACAACCAGGTGCGGGTCTTCACCTGGAACCTGCGCAAGCATCGCTATGAGACCGCCTACCGCGAGCGCAACCTCTTCGGCATGCTTCCGGTGCGCACCGGCAGCGAGAATTTCGACAAGGAAGGCACGCTGCCCACCTTCACCCTGAATGTGCAGGGCGTTGACAATCAGCCGGTGGCGCGCAAGTACAAGCTCAACGGTCCGATCGTGCGCCGCGTGCTGGCTCCCGGCGAGACCGCGAAGCCAGCACGTCCGCTGCCCCGCGCCGCCGGCAAGCGCGGCAGCAGGTCATGACCGGACACTTCGATTTACTTCCAGGCAACGGAGCAATTCCGTTGCTAGTTTTTTCTCCAGAATCGGGGCGGCAGGAACAACGCGGCAAGGAACAACACACCGAGCACCGCCAAGACCATGAGCGCCGGATCGCTGTAGTCGCTGATGTTCATTCGAGCCGGGTTGGCCTCAAATCCTCAGCGCGCCATTTCCGCCGGACCTGGTCGGGCAGGTGAAGAGGCGCACGGCGTTACCTTCCGGCGGACTTGCCGTGGTCTTTGCCGGCGCGCTTGGCCCTTTCAAGGGCCTGCATCGGCGCGCCCTGCATCGCGTCGACCAGGGGCGGCCACAGCAGCGCCGTGAGCTGATTCGTTGCAGTGTCGAATTCGAGCTTGAGGGTGAGTTCGCGTGGGTGCAGCGAGCGGTACAGCATCGCCCAATGAATCAGCAGTGTCGCCTCAGCGGGTGTGAGCCTTCGGCGCAATCCCAGTTGCAGGTCGCCATTGCCAGGAATGCGGCGCAGGATCTCCTGCGCGAGTTCGTGCCGGATGTGCCGCGGGACCTCCGATGCCGTCCTGAACTCGTGAAGTTCGGGCGAGCGATAAGCGAGCCCTAGGCGCTGGGCGCCGCCGCGCTTTGCAACCACCACGGGTCACCTCGAAGCGGGAGCTGGAATCGCTAATCGGCGGAAGTCTGTTCCACTTTGGTGGCCCTTGTCGTTGCCCGCGGGCAAAGCAGGCACCAGACATCGCAACCCCCGGCTCACAATTCCTCCCGAAGGCCCCGCTCGGAGAGCACGATCTTGCCGCGCACCTTGCTGAGCAAGCCTTGGCGCTGCCATCGGCTGAGTATCCGGCTGGCGGTGTATTGCGATACCCCGGTGATCGCCGCCAGTTCGTGGTTGCGGATGTCAATCTCCACACCTTGCGGTTTGTGCATCCCGATGCGATGGGCAAGGTCCAGGAGGGAATACCGGATGCGGTCCTCGGCGCTGCGCGTGAGCATCAGCGTCCGGCCCAGGGTCAAATCGGCAAGGAACCCAATGGCGACCTGAAGTGAATTTTCGACCAACCTGGGAAACTCGGCCTTCATTCGCAATACGTTGGACCGCTCCCAAACGATCACCTGGCCGGGTCGGGTCATTGCCAACGTCCCCACCGCGGCCGTTTGCGGAACTAAGGTGCGAAGCCCCGCCACTTCGCCGGATGTGAACCAGCGCAACAGGATTTCCGCGCCAGCCTCGGTCACGAGCGACAACTTCGCCATTCCGCTCAACAGCACGAAGAGGCGCGTCACCGGGTCTCCGTGCGTGAGCAGAACTTCTCCGCGAGTTACGCGCCGGATCTCTCCGTACTCCATGATGCGGCGCACCTGGACGTCGGTGAGTCCCTCAAACAGCGGGGAAGAGCGTGCCAGGATCCCGGTTTGTGTTGCCGCCGCCGTCACCCAGCTGACCGGGCAAAGTTTTCTTGCTTCACAGTGGCCGCCTTTGTAAGTTTCGACCCACGAAGTTACGCAAAACGACAGACCCACGCTTTGCGCACGAGCAAAACCCTGCCGGTACTTTGGTTACCCCGCCGAAGGCAACGTTGTTCGATGCGAGCAGGGGCTTAATCGATGCAGCGGCGCGATTTAGTTCCACTTCTTAGCTTACTCGAATGGGCGTCGTTTCATGGTTTCCGAGCGTAGCTGATTTGGGTACCTTGGTAATTTTTGCAGGCATCGGCAGGCGGCGGGCGGGAATCCAAGTGGGCTGAGGAGCCCCACGATGGCGGAGAAGGTAAAGCGACTGGGCCTGGAGCGGGACTACAAGTCGTATCTTTACTTTATCGACGGCAGCGGCAACGTCGCCCGCAAGTCCAAGTCAGGCAAGGGCGCAAGCGAAGTGCTGGTGCCCAACGCCGTGGAGCGGGACAACCGCTACCTGTACTTCATCGACAAGGATGGCGACGTCTCCCGCTCGCCGCGCGCTTCTCGCACCCGCAGCGCCGCCTGAACCCTACCCTCGATGCTGGTGTATCGCGATGGCCGGCGCAGGGTCGCCGGCTGCGAACTGCTGTCCGGACTCCAGGCCGCCGTCGCTCGTCTGGACCTGGCGCCTGCTCCCCCGGATGAAGCAGCGATCCTTGACGCGCTCGTGCGCGCCGGCGAGCTGGAATGCGCGCTCGGCGATGCCGAGTCACGAGCGGCTCTGGCAATAGCGCAGCTCACCGATTCCCTGGCCGACCAACTGCTGGATCCACGCGGACTTCAATTCCGCAATTCGGCAATCCGGCAATTCGGCAATTTCCCCGTTCCCGCCACGCTCAGTGTGTCGGCGCCCGAGGGTTTCGCTTACTACGCGCTGCACCCGCGCCACTACGCGGAGTTGGCCGAGCGGGCGTTGCTTGCCGAGGCGCCCGTCGCGGTCATCGGCATTCGCAGCATAGGCACGACGCTCAGCGCCGTGGTTGTGGCCGCGGCGCGGCGTCGCAGCCTGCCCGCCGAGCGCATTACCGTGCGTCCGGCCGGACATCCCTTCGACCGCCACACGCGGTTCTCCGAAGAGCAGCGCACCTGGATCGGCACAATGGTCGCGCGCAGGGCGCGTTTTCTGGTGGTGGACGAAGGCCCGGGCCTGAGCGGGTCGTCGTTCCTGTCTGTTGCCGAGGCACTCGAGCGCGACGGCGTGCCGGCGCGCCAGATCACGCTGCTCGCCAGCCATGCGGCGCGTCCGGAGATGATGTGCGCGCCGCAGGCCGCCGAACGCTGGCCGCGCTTCCAGTGCCTCGCCGTCGAGGGCGGTCCCCAGGTTCCCGCGGAGGCGGCCGTCAGCCTCTGCGGCGGGCAGTGGCGAAGGCATTTCGGCTGGGAAGCGGCGCGATGGCCCGCCTGCTGGCCCGCGGTCGAGCGTGCGAAGTTCCTCTCGCGCGACGGCCGCATGCTGTTCAAGTTCGAAGGCTTCGGTGCCTACGGCAGCGCGCCGATCGCGCGCTCCGCCGAACTGGCCCGCGCCGGCTTCGGACCTCGCGTCGCCGACGCCGGCCAGGGTTTCGCGGCTTACGAAATCCTCGCCGGCGAGCGCCTTCCGGCCGCACCGTTATCGGGGCCGCTCCTGCGGGAGCTGGCGCGCTACTGCGCATTTCGCCGCGAGACATTGGCGACCGACAGAATCTGCGACCCGGCGCCGCTGGCCGAGCTGCTGCAGACGAATGTGCGGGAAGAATTGGCATTCGAAGCCGGCGACCGGTTCGACGTCCATTACGAAGCCGCGCCAGCCGTCATCACCGACGGCCGCATGCAGCCGCACGAGTGGTTGCCATTGCCGGACGGCCGCTTGCAGAAGTTCGACGCCGCCAGCCACGGCGACGACCACTTCTATCCCGGCCCGACCGACATCGCCTGGGACCTGGCCGGCGCGATCATCGAATGGGCGATGGACCAGCGTGCTGCAGAACTCTTCGTGAACGCCTATCGCAACGCGACGGCCGACGACCCCACGCGGCGCCTTCCATTCTTCCTCGCGGCCTACGCCGCGTTTCGCGTGGGCTGGTGCCGCATGGCCGAGGGCGCCACCGGCGACCCGCAGGAAAAACAGCGGTTGCGTCGAGCCGGCGACGGCTACCGCGCGGTCCTCGAGCGGGGCGTGCGCGCCCTCGCTCCCCGCGATGCCGCGCGTGTGGCGTAACGGGAAACGAGCAACGGGAAACGGGAAAGCGAGGTTCAGTAGAACTCCGCCACCGTCTCCACCACGTACTGCTGTTCGTCAGGCGTGAGTTCGGGGAAGATGGGCAGTGCCAGCACCTCGGCCGCCGCGCGCTCGGACTGGGGGAAGTCGCCGGCGCGATATCCCAGGTAAGCGAAGCAGGGCTGCATGTGCAGCGGGACAGGATAGTAGACCTCGCTGCCGATGCCGCGCTCGGCCAGGTAGCGGCGCAACTCGTCGCGCCGCCGCGCGCGGACCACGTACTGGTGATAGATGTGCTGCGCTTCGCCGCGCGAGTGCGGCAGCACGATTGGCGAGTTGTCCAGGCCCGCGCCCGCCAGTCCGGCCGCGGTGAACAGCTGGTCGTAGCGCGTGGCATTGCGCCGCCGCCGCGTGTTCCAGTCTTCCAGATGGCGCAGCTTCACGCGCAGGACCGCCGCCTGGATGGAGTCGAGCCGGCTGTTCCATCCGATCTCGTCGTGGTGGTAGCGTTGGCGGCTGCCGTGGTTGCGCAGCACGCGCAGCTCGGCGGCCAGCGCGTCGTCGTCGGTGGTGACGCAGCCGGCGTCTCCGAACGCACTCAGGTTTTTGGTGGGATAGAAGCTGAACGCCGCCATCGAGCTGAGCGTCCCGGCGCGCTTGCCGCGCCAGGCCGCGCCGGCGGCCTGCGCCGCGTCTTCCAGCACGCGCAGCTTGTGTTCGGAGGCGAGCGACGCGAGCGCATCCATGTCGGCGCACTGGCCGTAGAGGTGCACCGGCATGACCACGCGCAGCTTGCGCGAAGGATACTGCTCGATCCGCCGCCGGAGCTGCGCGATATCAATGTTGAACGTCGCCGGATCGATGTCGACCGGCAGCGGCCGCGCGCCCGCGCGGGCAATGGCGCTGAAGGTGGCGAAGAAGGTGAACGGCGTGGTCGCCACCTCGTCGCCGGGCTCGACGCGGGCCGCCATCAGCGACAGCCAGAGCGCGTCGGTGCCGTGCCCGCAGCCCACGCAGTGCGCCACGCCCAGGTAGGCGGCAAATTCGCGCTCGAAGGCGGCGACCTCTTCGCCCAGGATGAGGTGCTGCGAGTCGTACACGCGCTCGGTCGCTTCGAGGATTTCGTCGCGGATGGCGGCATACTGCCGGCGCAGGTCGAGCAGCGGCACCTCGACGTGCTTGCGGTTGGCTGCGGTGATGCGCTGGGGCTGGGCCATGTCGGGAAAACGGGCTGCGGGGAGTGCATGATTCTAGCACCGCCGGGCCGCGCGGCCATCCAAATCGCGCCCAATCAACAGGGGGTGCGTAGAGACGCAGCTGGCTACGTCCCGCTTGCTTCCGTTGTTCGCTCGATGTGCGGCCTCGGCGGCAAGGGTTCGCTTCGCTCAATGGCCGCAAGGCAAACGCTGAGACTCGCCCGCAGCGGCGCCAATCGCAGCCCCGCGCTGCCCTCAGGAAACCCGGACATGTTCGCCAGCGCGCGGGCCAGCACCGACTGCGCACCCGTCAAATTGCCCGTGGAGTGATGATGCAGCGCCACCGCCGCCTGCGTCACGCCCTGCAGCAGCAGCTTCTCGTCGCCCGAACAGCTGCGCCAGGCGTCTTCCAGCGCCTCGTGCGCGTCAAAGTAGCGCCCGGCGTTGAACAGGCGGATGCCGTGCTCGAGATGCGCGCGGGTTTCGTCGCTCAGCATGGACACAAGCACTCAGCAGTCAGCACTCAGCATTCAGCCCCTGGACCGATTGCCGAACCGCCGAACTGCGGCACTGCCGAATTGGAACCCGTTATACGAACAACGGGTTTCAATTCGGCAGTTCGGCAATTCGGCCATTCGGCAATCAGCTCAGAGGCTGAATGCCAATTGCTGAGTGCTGAATGCTGCTATCCGAAGATCACGTAATGGCTCGCCGCCGCCATGAAGAACAGCATGGGAATGGAGAGCCATGCGTTGGTGCGCGAGGCCAGGAACGCCTGCCGCGCCAGCTTGGCGGCGTCGGGCGCGGGGGTGCCGGCCAGCGCGCCGTTGATGATCTTCTTGTTATTCCGCCAGATGATGCCCCACACGTTGAACATCATCACCCAGCCGAAGCCGCCGCCGATGCCGATGCTGATCATGCGGCTCGACTCCCAGCCGTGCATGTTCATGTTGACGAAGAGGTAGGCCGCCGCGCCCAGCAGGATGGCCGCGATCACGGCAAACACCGGTCCTTTATTGATGGCGGCGATGTCCGGCGCCTTGAGCACGATGGCGTACTCAATGGCGAAGGTCACCGTCCACAGCAGCAGGAAAAGGCCGATGGCCGCGCCCGCGTTCCCGCCGCCGTTATGCGCGTCCACCGCGACAATCGTCTGCGCCCAGTACCAGAAGCCGGCGAACACCGTCACCACCGCGCCCCATCGGAACCAGAACAGGGCCGGCAGCGTGAGGTTCTTGAAGATGTGCTGCCGCATAGGCGCTTCGGTCACGCTCTTCATGAAGGGCACGTTGATGAGGTTGAAGAAGTAGAGCAGTCCGATCCAGGTGATGCCGGCCAAAAAGTGCGCCCACCGCAGGATGATCTGCAGGTTCTCGGTGTTGGTGTGGGTCGGCATGGAGAACGCCATCAGGTTCAGCATTTTTCCTCTCCTTACACCAGGCTTTGAGATTAACTCCGGCGACGGCCGGGGCGATGTGCACCAGAAGTGTGCAACTCACGAACTGCGCATGCTCCCATGCCGGAAAGGGCAAAGTCAACACGCCGTCCCGCGCCCTTGAATTCCCCGCATCGCCGCCGTATCGTAGGGAACCCGCCCGTGGTGGCTGGGCGAGTCTGTGCGCCGGAACTCTCATTCGGCGCGATGGCAGTCTGATCGTGGTGTGAACCTGAGAAGGAGATCGGCAAGATGGACAAGCCGGCGCAGAATATCCAGGATTCTTTTTTGAACACCGCTCGCAAGGACAAGGTCAACATCACCATCTATCTCCTCAGCGGCGTGAAGCTGAGCGGACGGATTCGTTCGTTCGACAAATACTCGGTGGTGCTGGAGACCAACAACCAGGAGCAGTTGATCTTCAAGCACGCAATCTCCACCGTGGTCATGAGCCGCAGCGCGCATGCCGCCGAGCCGCGGCCCGCGGCGTCGCACACGGCGGCGGCCCCGGCCGTAGCGCCTTCCGGAACGGAGGGCTAGTGGATGCGCGGTGAGCCGCGCGGCCCCAGCACCAGCTTTCCTCCCACGCCTGCGCCCGGCCACAGAACCGGGCGTCGGCGCGAGCGCGCTTTTCTGGTGGGCATCGAGTACCGGTCCGCCTCGCGCGTGGCGGCGCCTGCCTCCGACACCGCGCATCGCGCACAGGCACGCGACGTGGCCAGGCAGCGCGACCAGGCCGAAGCGCAAGCCCGCAACGGCGACGCCGACCGCAACTCACGCGCCTTTACCGCCGAGGAGTCGCTCGCCGAACTGCGCGAGCTGGCCACCAGCGCCGGCGCGGAGGTGGTCGGCGAGTTTCTGCAGAAGCGGGACCGCCCCGACCCGGCCACGCTCATCGGACGCGGCAAGCTGGAAGAGCTGAAGGGCGCGGCGGCTTCGGCCGAAGCCGACGTCATCCTGTTCGACCACGATCTCTCGCCTTCGCAGCAGCGCAACATCGAAGCCGAGGCCGGGGTACGAGTCATCGACCGCACCCAGCTCATCCTCGACATCTTTGCGCGCCACGCCCGCACGCGCGAAGGCCAGCTCCAGGTGGAGCTGGCGCAGCTGGAGTACCTGCTGCCGCGCCTCGCCGGACGCGGCAAAGAAATGTCGCAGCTGGGCGGCGGCATCGGCACCCGCGGCCCGGGTGAAACGCAGCTCGAGACCGACCGCCGCAAGATCGCGCGGCGCGTGCGCCACATCACCGAGCAGGTGGAGCAGGTGCGCCGCACGCGCGCGCAGCAGCGCCAGCGGCGTGAGTCGGCGCCGGTTGCCACGGTCGCGCTGGTGGGCTACACCAACGCGGGCAAGTCAACGCTGTTCAACGCGCTCACCCAGGCGGGGGTGACAGCGTCGTCGCGCATGTTCGCGACGCTCGATCCCACCATTCGCCCGGTGACGCTGCCCTCGCGCCGCAAGGTGCTGCTGTCAGACACGGTGGGCTTCATCCGCAACCTGCCGCACGCCCTGGTCTCGGCGTTCCGCGCCACGCTCGAAGAAGTGCAGCGCGCCGAGCTGGTCATCCACGTCTCCGACGTGGCCAGCCCCAGCCGCGCCGAGCAGGAGCAGCAGGTAGAAAAGGTGCTCCGCGAACTGGAAGCGGAGGGCAAGCCGCGCCTGCTTGTGCTGAACAAGGTTGATCTGCTTTCGGCCGCCGACCTGGAAAGGCTGCGCGCCACGCAGCCGGCCGGCGCCGTCGAAGTCTCGGCGCTGAAGGGAAGCGGGATGGGTACGCTGCTGGAGCGAGTGGACGAGTTGCTCACCGCCGACCCGGTGAGCCGCGCCCGGCTGCGCGTGCCGCAAGCCGAGGGCAAGGCCCTGTCGCTCGTCGAGGCCAGGGCGCGCATCCTGAAGCGCGAGTACCGCGACGGCGTGGTCGAACTCGACGTGCAGGCGCCGGAGTCGCTGTTGCGGCGGCTGGAGGCTTGGCGCGTTCAATTTCAGGGTTGACTTCTGATGATACTCATCAGTATGATCATACTGATATGCAAACCAGGGTGATCATTCAAGACGAGATCCGAGGACCTCAGGAGCGCGAAGGCTGGCGCCTGGCCTTCCAAAAGGTCCGATACGTCTATGCCGACGGTGAAGTGCAGGACGGCTACCGGTTCATCTGGTATCGGCCCGATGGCTCACTCCAGCCCGCCCGCGGCCAGGCCAGAATTCCATCGCTTGCGAAGGTTGAGTGGTTTTTAAGGCAGGCGGAGCGCAAGTGGGGAAAAGACAAAGGCGCTGTCGAGACGCAGCAGCCCGCCGGGCCCGGCTTTGCGCCGGTGGCGATTCGGGGCGAGGCGCTGTCTGAAACCATTCTGCGCGACCGGCGCTAGCCAATGTCACTCTACTACCTTGAAACCAGCGCCTTGGTGAAGCTTTACGTCCGAGAATCGGGGACCGAGGCCCTTCTGGAACTAACGGCGTCAGCCGACCATCAGTTCGCGGTGCTGACCCTCTCAGCGGTAGAGATGCGATCAGCTTTGCGCCGGCGAGAGCGTGCCGGTGATATCGATCGCAATGCATCGGACCTCATCCTGGACAGGTTCCTTCGGCACTCGCAAAATTTTTTTATCCAGCAACCAACCGGTGACGCCTTGCTGCCAGAGGCAGCGAGCCTCATTGACCGGTACGCGCTGCGGGCGCTCGATGCGCTGCAACTCGCCGGTTGCTCGCTGATGGCGCGCTCAGGGGGCGCAGCACCGGTCTTCACGTCGGCCGACAGCGAACTGTTAGATGCGGCCTCGGCAGAAGGCTTCGCAGTGCTGAATCCGAGCGTTCAAGCTTGAATCGTGATACGGACCGCGGAAGGACGGCCGGTTTCTGCTGGTTCTGCCTTCACTCCACGATTCAACTCTCCACTATCCACTGCGCCAGGCGGTGACCGCCTTCACCAGTGAGTATGGCGCCGCCGTCGGGATCACTTTTTCCAGGCGGAATCCGGCCGCAGCCATGAGCTTTCCGTGCTCGTCGGGCGTGCGCTCGCGGCCGCCGGTCATCACCAGCATGTTCACGTCGAGCGCCTTGGCCAGGTGCGGGCCGGGCGTTTGCGGCAGCACCGTCTCAATCACCAGCACGGTCGTGTTGTTCGGCGCCGCCTTACGAACACTCTTCAGGATTCGGACTACGTCGGCGTCAGGCCAGTCGTGCAGCACGTCCATGAGCAGATAAGCGTCGGCCTCAGGCAGCGGGCCGGTGAAGAAGTCGCCGCCGACCGGCTTCATGCGCGGATGCGGCGGCGCGTCAGCAACCACGTGCGGCCGGTCAAACAGGATTCCGGTGCTGCCCGGCGTTTTGTCGAGGATGGCGCGCAGCAGGTGTCCGCGCCCGCCGCCCACATCGGCGATCCGTTGGTGGACGGAGAAGTCGTAGGCCTCCAGCACCGCCGGAATCTCACGGTTCGCCTTGGCCGCCATCCCGGCGTGGAAGATGGCGCCCTCATCCGGGTGCTTGCTGAGATAGTCAAATGGGCCGTTCGCGCCCAACGTATTGACCGCCGGCTCGCCGGTGCGCAGCGAGTGCTCGAGGTGTCCCCAGCTCGCCCAGATGAAGGGCAATCCCAACAGGCGAAGGAAGGCGCGCGCCGAACGCGGGTCGCTTTCGCGCAGCAGGCGAGACTCGGGTGTATGCGCCCACTTGCCGTCGCGCTGCTCGAAAATGCCGAACGACGCCAGCAGCCGCAGGGCGCGGTTCAGCGCGTCGGTATTCAGGTTGAGCTTGCGGGCCAGCTCTTGCGCCGTTTGCGGCTCATCGCCGAGGGCATCGGCCACGCCGAGCTCGGCGACCGCCTGCAGCGTGCGCGACGTCCAGAAGGCGCTGGAGAGCTGGAGGATCTTGTCGTGCAGAGATGTGCCGGCCATCCGGGAATTCTAAGCCGGACGACGGCTGTGGGAGGACCACGACCCGGGGACTTCGCTGAAAAATGGGCCTGCGGCCAAGAAGCGGTGACGTGTCCTTGACCGTAAGCCCATTCGACCCTGAATCGGATCGGAGGTGATGATCAATATGCTACACCTCTCAGGCGGGGTGTCAAGGCAATGGGCGGCTTTATTTCCGGGCTGCTGCGCTTCCCGAAACGTTGCACAACGCCCTGTTTTCGGGGTCCGCGAGCGATACAATCGGCCGGGAAGAGGGAAGCGGGCCATGCGGCGTCTCTTGATCGCGCTGGTTGTATTCGCAACGCGCGGAATTCTGCCGCGTTCAGCGTTCTCCGCCGACGTGTTCACCTGCCCCGTCACTTCCGCGCGTTGACACTCCCGCTAACAGGCTGTTAACTTGAGTAGTTTTACAGCCCATTTCACTCCAGCAAAGCAGGCCTTCGCACCCGGCAACCAATGGAACAAACGCTTCGACAACTGGGCGGATTACTGCTCGCGTCCATTCCCACCATTCTGCTTTTGGGCACTCTGTTTGTTCTCTACCGGGTGATCCTGGGACGGGCGCTCGAGCGGACCCTGGACGAACGCAAGGCTCGCACTGAGGGCGCCATGGCGCAGGCCAAGGCCGACATCGCCGCCGCCGAAGCGCGCACCGCCGAGTACGAACAGCGCCTGCGCGAGGCGCGCGCCGCCATTTTCCATGCCCTGGAACAGCGCCGTCAGCAGGCCATGGAGGCCCGTGCCGCCGCGCTGGCCGCTGCGCGCGCGCACGCCGACCAGATGGTCCGGCAAGCGCGCACGGAAATCGAGAGCGACGCCGAAGCCGCTCGCGCCAAGCTGGGCCCGGAGAGCAAGCGCCTGGCCGAGGAGATCATTCGCGTGGTGCTCGGTTCAGC containing:
- a CDS encoding Crp/Fnr family transcriptional regulator, whose protein sequence is MTAAATQTGILARSSPLFEGLTDVQVRRIMEYGEIRRVTRGEVLLTHGDPVTRLFVLLSGMAKLSLVTEAGAEILLRWFTSGEVAGLRTLVPQTAAVGTLAMTRPGQVIVWERSNVLRMKAEFPRLVENSLQVAIGFLADLTLGRTLMLTRSAEDRIRYSLLDLAHRIGMHKPQGVEIDIRNHELAAITGVSQYTASRILSRWQRQGLLSKVRGKIVLSERGLREEL
- a CDS encoding DUF309 domain-containing protein translates to MLSDETRAHLEHGIRLFNAGRYFDAHEALEDAWRSCSGDEKLLLQGVTQAAVALHHHSTGNLTGAQSVLARALANMSGFPEGSAGLRLAPLRASLSVCLAAIERSEPLPPRPHIERTTEASGT
- the hflX gene encoding GTPase HflX; translation: MRGEPRGPSTSFPPTPAPGHRTGRRRERAFLVGIEYRSASRVAAPASDTAHRAQARDVARQRDQAEAQARNGDADRNSRAFTAEESLAELRELATSAGAEVVGEFLQKRDRPDPATLIGRGKLEELKGAAASAEADVILFDHDLSPSQQRNIEAEAGVRVIDRTQLILDIFARHARTREGQLQVELAQLEYLLPRLAGRGKEMSQLGGGIGTRGPGETQLETDRRKIARRVRHITEQVEQVRRTRAQQRQRRESAPVATVALVGYTNAGKSTLFNALTQAGVTASSRMFATLDPTIRPVTLPSRRKVLLSDTVGFIRNLPHALVSAFRATLEEVQRAELVIHVSDVASPSRAEQEQQVEKVLRELEAEGKPRLLVLNKVDLLSAADLERLRATQPAGAVEVSALKGSGMGTLLERVDELLTADPVSRARLRVPQAEGKALSLVEARARILKREYRDGVVELDVQAPESLLRRLEAWRVQFQG
- a CDS encoding SH3 domain-containing protein, translated to MTSVHSRKAGFGSVAVCLLAIVLVVGCRRGLETQKEYAWVSAPQVTLRDRVAAVYNRVGMLKNGERVEVLERAKRFVRVRTESGQEGWVEQRYLESQQVYEGFQKLAREAATAPVQGHGVTRSTLNMHVTPERESDHLYQLKEGERVELIRRATGERPGRPGAPVTPATSPGKKNAPPVPPPPNLEDWWLIRDSERRAGWVLARMVDLDVPLDIAQYAEGQRIVAAFVLNTVDDPDYDPKKEEAQRAWDRPEPGGGVSSAVSAAAKPQDTASAGHKVPQYLVLLTEPRDGQPFDYNQVRVFTWNLRKHRYETAYRERNLFGMLPVRTGSENFDKEGTLPTFTLNVQGVDNQPVARKYKLNGPIVRRVLAPGETAKPARPLPRAAGKRGSRS
- a CDS encoding DegT/DnrJ/EryC1/StrS family aminotransferase; its protein translation is MAQPQRITAANRKHVEVPLLDLRRQYAAIRDEILEATERVYDSQHLILGEEVAAFEREFAAYLGVAHCVGCGHGTDALWLSLMAARVEPGDEVATTPFTFFATFSAIARAGARPLPVDIDPATFNIDIAQLRRRIEQYPSRKLRVVMPVHLYGQCADMDALASLASEHKLRVLEDAAQAAGAAWRGKRAGTLSSMAAFSFYPTKNLSAFGDAGCVTTDDDALAAELRVLRNHGSRQRYHHDEIGWNSRLDSIQAAVLRVKLRHLEDWNTRRRRNATRYDQLFTAAGLAGAGLDNSPIVLPHSRGEAQHIYHQYVVRARRRDELRRYLAERGIGSEVYYPVPLHMQPCFAYLGYRAGDFPQSERAAAEVLALPIFPELTPDEQQYVVETVAEFY
- a CDS encoding urate hydroxylase PuuD, producing the protein MLNLMAFSMPTHTNTENLQIILRWAHFLAGITWIGLLYFFNLINVPFMKSVTEAPMRQHIFKNLTLPALFWFRWGAVVTVFAGFWYWAQTIVAVDAHNGGGNAGAAIGLFLLLWTVTFAIEYAIVLKAPDIAAINKGPVFAVIAAILLGAAAYLFVNMNMHGWESSRMISIGIGGGFGWVMMFNVWGIIWRNNKKIINGALAGTPAPDAAKLARQAFLASRTNAWLSIPMLFFMAAASHYVIFG
- a CDS encoding methyltransferase, whose amino-acid sequence is MAGTSLHDKILQLSSAFWTSRTLQAVAELGVADALGDEPQTAQELARKLNLNTDALNRALRLLASFGIFEQRDGKWAHTPESRLLRESDPRSARAFLRLLGLPFIWASWGHLEHSLRTGEPAVNTLGANGPFDYLSKHPDEGAIFHAGMAAKANREIPAVLEAYDFSVHQRIADVGGGRGHLLRAILDKTPGSTGILFDRPHVVADAPPHPRMKPVGGDFFTGPLPEADAYLLMDVLHDWPDADVVRILKSVRKAAPNNTTVLVIETVLPQTPGPHLAKALDVNMLVMTGGRERTPDEHGKLMAAAGFRLEKVIPTAAPYSLVKAVTAWRSG
- the hfq gene encoding RNA chaperone Hfq, encoding MDKPAQNIQDSFLNTARKDKVNITIYLLSGVKLSGRIRSFDKYSVVLETNNQEQLIFKHAISTVVMSRSAHAAEPRPAASHTAAAPAVAPSGTEG
- a CDS encoding type II toxin-antitoxin system VapC family toxin, which produces MSLYYLETSALVKLYVRESGTEALLELTASADHQFAVLTLSAVEMRSALRRRERAGDIDRNASDLILDRFLRHSQNFFIQQPTGDALLPEAASLIDRYALRALDALQLAGCSLMARSGGAAPVFTSADSELLDAASAEGFAVLNPSVQA